Proteins encoded by one window of Salvia splendens isolate huo1 chromosome 5, SspV2, whole genome shotgun sequence:
- the LOC121802793 gene encoding auxin-responsive protein IAA1-like, which produces MHPQPPFLSLLYTLPFLISYLQTLIIIHILIMLSHLNLEATELRLGLPGSIDDVPSNNKRPSPEDHQTPPAPKAQIVGWPPVKSYRKSTAAAKNEEAESGMYVKVSMDGAPYLRKIDIRLYNGYSHLLTALEDMFKLSIGEYSEREGYKGSEYAPAYEDKDGDLMLVGDVPWEMFMSSCKRLRIMRGADARGLASAQ; this is translated from the exons ATGCACCCACAACCACCTTTCCTCTCCCTCTTATATACTCTTCCTTTCCTCATCTCTTACCTTCAAACCTTAATTATCATCCACATATTAATCATGCTTTCCCATCTTAATTTGGAAGCCACTGAGCTCAGATTGGGCCTCCCCGGCTCCATTGACGACGTCCCTTCCAACAACAAGAGACCCTCGCCCGAGGACCATCAAACTCCACCCGCGCCTAA AGCGCAGATAGTGGGGTGGCCACCGGTGAAGTCGTACCGGAAGAGCACAGCCGCGGCAAAGAATGAGGAGGCGGAGAGTGGGATGTACGTGAAAGTGAGCATGGATGGAGCTCCTTATCTAAGAAAGATTGATATCAGGCTTTACAATGGATATTCCCACCTGCTTACTGCTTTGGAAGACATGTTCAAGCTCTCTATAG GTGAATATTCAGAGAGGGAAGGCTACAAAGGGTCAGAATATGCGCCTGCCTACGAGGATAAAGATGGCGATTTGATGCTCGTTGGAGATGTTCCATGGGA AATGTTCATGTCATCTTGCAAGAGACTGAGGATCATGAGAGGAGCGGACGCCAGAGGTTTGGCTTCTGCTCAATAG